The following nucleotide sequence is from Pagrus major chromosome 16, Pma_NU_1.0.
CTCGACAGCACCGAGGTTAGAAGAATCAACTCTGCATGAACATGCCGCACAAGTCAATCGTCtcttttacacatttattttcgaAACAGCACAAAAGTGTATGGCATTTTTAGCAAGCAGACCACAACcatggaaaagaaaatgacatgaaGTTTTCCACTATTGAGCTATATAAATATGATATCATGACATATAAaagatacaaacaaaaaaaatccactcaTAGGCCATGAAGGCTGTTTTTGAAACAtacaaaagaaatgtgaataCAGCAAGCACTGATTCTGTCGATAAAAAAGAACCGTCTCAAAGAGATAAACATTTGTATTCATACACATTAAGACAACACGACCCCCGCGCTCACCCTCTGCTTTGTAATTACAATGTATAGCTACCTCTGAGGGGGcaattcttttttcttttagactTCAAATCgtttggagagagagaaaaaaaaaagggaacagtacaagtacaaatactATACGTATTCACATTATCATAGCAAGTTACTAAAACCAGAACGCTTTCTTTTAGTGTAATTATATGTATTTACATGGCAAAACTCGTACACATATACTACGGGCAGGAGGCCTGACCTCTCCTCTTGTTCTAGCTTAACGATTAACAACATCACACATTATTCACACTACACAGGCTACAGACCTCCAGTAACCTCGTCTCCTATAGTTTCTCGCCTCACGTCTCCGTTGCACCTTTTGTCTAGTAAGATTTGACGCAACCGACTCGCACAAATACCAACAgtagtaatgtgttttttttccgtataaataaatatcataGCAACATAAAAATCAGTGTCAAATTCTCCAAACACTCCCCTTCATGCGTCAGACGTCTTGAGCTCTTGGCTTCGGATCAGTTTTAACAGCATCGGGAGCTGTTAAAACTGATCTAACGGCGCGAAAGTTAGCATGAGGCAAACGAGTATGAATATCATGAACGATGTGAAGTACAAAAATATCGGCACTACAGCTGTCGGAGTACAGTGGGAGGTGTTTGTATTAAGTGTTACATGATAAAACAGGCAGGTGGCTACAGTCAGTGCAGAGTGACACTGAAATGGAAGGACAAGACATATTTTTAGACACAGTATGGCTGATATATAAATGCTTTACTCGAGAGCCTTTCCACCCAAGAGTCTATCACAGGTGTGTTTAGTTAAGTGACCAGTAACGTGATCAAACATGCAATTACAATTGCACAGAAGAGGTGCCATACATAGAATAAAACTGTTCGTGGTGGCTAGAACCCTGCACAGGAAGCAGCTCTGTTTCATCTCAGGATCAACATTCATATTCTACAGCCTCCATCTCCTCCGTCGACTCCTCGTtccccaccctcctccctctacTGCGGCTTGTCTGTTTTGTGTGCGGTGAGGAAGGCCATGCCGTGGGTCCTGAAGTGGGTGTTGAGGTCCGAGGCCTTGTCGAAACGCCGGCCGCACACCTTGCAGCCCAGATTCCCCTCTCCGTCCTCGCCCAGCGCCTGAGGGGAGGCGGCGGGCGAGCCGTCGGGAGAGCCGTGGGCCCGCGGGGTGCTGCGGTCGGCGTCGCTCTGGGTGTCCCGCACGCGGTGGGTGATGAAGCGGTGCCTGCTGAGAGAGCCGGCCGACGCGAAGCAGACGCCGCACTGCAGGCACTGAAAGGAGGCGGTGTCGGCCCGGTGCTGGGGGATGTGGCGCTGAAACTCCGCCCCGTCCTCGGTGGAGAAGCCGCAGGGGACGCAACGGAAAACATTTTCGTCCTCGTCCAGCTCGTTGGGTGCCGACGATGACGACGCGATGGACGCCCTGGTTCTCTTTGCGGGACCTGCACCCTCCTCGCCGTCCTCGGTGGCATTTTCTTCCTCGTCTCCGGCCCTGCCTCCAGGAGGTCCGCTCTCGCCGTCTTGTTCTGAGGAGCTGCCCGGTCCTTCTCCTCCTGTGGCTGCACGCTTCCTGGTCATCGGGGGACCCTGAAGAAGAGAATGCAGGCCAAACACAGGGAATTTATATCTTAATGAACACACACCTTGTGCCAATTCCATACTCCAGATAATTAATAACCAAAAAATATAGCTGTTATTACTTCTGTAGCTTGTACActcaaaagcaaacaaacaacataaccAGACAAAATAAATTCTTATATTCTGTGTCCACTACATGCCCTAAACCTGCTTAGAAACACTGTTTTACATGAGGTTATTTATGTTACTACACCACCTTGACTCACCTGTCCGTCTGGGGTTCTGTGATGGAGCCGAACATGCTTATCCAGCAAGAACCGACTGCCAAAGGTGCGTTTGCCTTCTGTGCAATATCTGGAAAATAATTAAAGCAGAGTTAAACTTCATCCTGCACTTAAATCATACCAGATTATAAACATTCCCAGcctaattaaagcaacattatgtaacttttctaccttaaaataacagcttcaaaaaaagaaagtagtAATTATTAAAGATTTTTAACGCTGACACATGACCGATATAGCTGCAATAAGCCAATACAGCTGATTTATCTGTCTTATATCACAGTTGTGGGTCAGTTTGAATctgtcaaactgtaaaacaacatgTATTCGATGAAAGTTTAAGTGACTCACTGGCAGTGGAAGACTCTCTTGTTGCCCTCATGAATGACGCGCTCGTGACGTCTCAGGCTGGAGGACGTGCTGAACGTGCCTCCACAAATACGACACGGGAACTTTGGAATttgaagaacacacacagacacgcacagagaggcagagggagataAGATAAAAAGATATTAAGTGTCAGTCGATTGTGCTGCAGTATGGACAGGAAATTAACAACAGCCGCCCTCCAAATACAGGctgttctttttcttgtttgccTCCACGATCAGAGGTCGTTTTTACATCCACAACATATAAGTAGTCGGTTAACTTAAAGTAAATAACAGAGGAAGTATGTCACACCTTGCCATGCTCCAACTTCACGTGACCCAGATAGTCATCGTTGTCAGTGAAGGTGGTCTGACACTGGGGGCAGGTCCACTCCGTCTGGGCAGGGGGTTGAGAGCTGCCGCCCGCAGAGTTCGAGTGACTCCCCGGAGCCGCGTAGTCCTCGTCCGCatcgtcgtcgtcgtcatcttcctcttcttcttcctcctcctcttgttccCGCCCCCAGTCCTCTCCGTCGGAGTTGTCAGCTTTACCGGAGGATTTGGATTTGAGTCCAGAGGGACCGGATGTGTTGGCCGGGGCTGAGGCGGGGTTCGAGGCGTCGGACTGAGACTCTGTCTGTTTGGCTGACGGTCCTCTGTGAGCCGTCTGAGAGGGATGGCAGCATACAGAGcatttaaatcaattaatttacCGTTAGAAAATACCAATTACAAGGTGATCTGAATCAAAGACACTTATTTCTGTCACTAATTTAACGACTGTACTTAGTAAAGAACTTATGACAAGGTCACCGAGAGGGAACCTTGCTAAGGCCGATACAAGAATTTGCTGTATGCCTTTGTTGACACCACATTCACCGTTTGAAAGCAATGAATGGGCAACACATAAAGGCAGAGAGGCTAGTTCAACTTAACATCTACAGTCTTTGACCTCTGCATAGAAAACAGACCTTGATATGCTCCATCATCGATCCTTTCTGGGCGTAGAGCTTGGTGCAGTCAGGACACTTGAACACATGCACTTTTTGCTTGGCTAAATGAGTGTCGAAGTGCATGTACAGCAGGGGCTTCTGGGTAAAAACCgtatcacacatcacacacttgTAGATCATTCTGCAAAAAGAgaacaatacatttatattttagagATCTGTCATATGATGTGGGTGTAAAAGTGTTCCACGTCTGTTTCGACGTACTTGGCCTGTCCTCCGGTCAGCACTGGGTGCTGGGTGCTGATGTGGCTCTGGGCGCTGGGGGAAGACTTGAAGGCCATGGGGCAGCTGGGGCACTTGTGGAAGACCTCGCAATGAGCAGTCTGAATGTGGGATTTGATGGAGTTCAACCCTCCGAATACGACCTGACAGCTCGAGCACCTGGAGGAGATCATAATACACAGCACGATGAGTAACTTTATTTTGTTCACTTTTATCATCACCACTACAATTATGATTTGTATTAATCTCAGTGCATTCGTTGGATAAGATGATAAATCTTAAAGATGTCTTCACACCTGTATCCAATGCGCCTGGCGAAATGCAGACAGGCCTCCTCCAGGTGGGTCTGGAAGCTTGCCTGCCTAGCGATGCCGCCACACTCGGGACAAACGTGAGGCGCTCTGTGTTTATGAATCCTCTGGTGGGCGGACACGGCACAGGAGTTAGGCAGCATCATGGGAGGCGAGCATTGCGTACATGTCTGAAACAGAAGGACAAaggaaaatcaaacaaaatcagACCTGACCAGCGTGATGTGACAGCAGGAGCGAGCAGTAAGAAACACAGACTCACCGAGTTGGGAGCACCTCTGATCTGCTGGAAGTGGGTGACCAGCTCAGCCTTGCCGGAGAATTGTGTTTGGCACTCTGGACATTTGAAGTTGCTGTACTGCAGCCCCTCCGCCTTCTTGCAAGGCAGAGGCATCAGCGCCTGGGGGCCCTGAGGTGCGCGTCGGACAGGTCGAGGCTGAGGCGCCGATGGAGCCGAAGCGTCCTTCATCGGGCTGGAGTTGGCAGAGACGGCGGAGCCCCCGGTCgtggtggagggagaggagactGGGGGAGAGGAGGACGAAGGGGAGAGCAGGCCTGGTCAGCCACAGGTAGAAATCAGAAGAAACAAATGGGAAACAGTCAACGGAGATGAATCACAGATGAATGATTTGAGTGAGGGTTTGTTTGGtgaatatatttttgttgttatttaatgGCTCttgactttaaaataaataatcatgcATGATGTAAAGCTGTAATGAGTCAATCAAcagcatttatttaaataaataaattgccTGGTACCAGCTCCTCATTTTTgagaatttagtttttttttacgTCTTCTACGATAATAAACTGAATCTCTTTGGGTTTCAGTCGGCCAAAAAAGACCTTATCTCAGGCTctgattattaattattattttttactattttctgatattttacagaCATAGTAATTGGCAGATTGCAGCCATATAATGACGTAAACATCACTGATTGTTGACTCCAAAAGCACCGAACACACTTTATTCAGCACTTGCTCTAGGTCCGCAAAgtttcattagttaatcatcTAAATCAATCGGCAATTTTGATCATCAGCCATTTGTCATTTatcaaaaaaagttaaatatcatCTGTTTCCTAGTCCTCAGAATGTGGacctttaaatgaatacatagttaaaggggcactatgttgttttgaaaaagaaattcaaactcagaaatctaatatttacaatattaacgtggtaataatacaaactcacaaacatttattccaaccataactgaataaacaagctgttctcagaggataataaggtccccagaacacagtttgaagcttaaaagatggcagggtccgccaatgtcaaacaaagtaaaacagtatgagatggtgttgtcctttaaggccagtttgtttattcagtcatgaaaacaaagagtttgtttgtttagttattAGCAAACCAATAATTCAAATAGCTGTAGCCCCACTCACCACCAATAGGTGTAATGTCCTGCTGTCCAATCATCTGCTCCACTGTGACGGGCCTCATGACGAGGTGCGAGCACTGCATGACCAGCCCACGCTCCTTATGCTCCCTGGCATGCAGCAGCAGGCTGCACTTGTTGAAGAAGGCCAGCCTCTTTGCACAGTGGTTGCAGGTCACCTCGATGCGGAGTGATCGCCGGTCATAGTGACGAGCCAGGCTGCGCTCCAGGGCGAAAGCGTCTCCGCACTCCAGGCAGCGGTACCCCGTGGCTGGGAGTGGGAGACCCCACTCAGGCGGAGGAGGTGCAGAGAGGTCGGGCTTGTAGCTCGGCAAAAGGTTCTTACTGTTCAGGATTTTGTTAAAAGCCTCCACCAGGCTTGACTGGCTGCGGGAGATCACGGCACCTGTGCTGTTGACGATGGAGGCAGGTTTGTTTGGCTGGAGTGTGCCGCCTATGATGGTGCTGCTGCCTCCGTTAGCCGTCTTAGTAGTCGTGCGGACGCTGATCCCACCGGCAGCGACGGAGAACTTGGGAGAGGAGGCCACAGAGGGAGTCGCAGGGAGGGCAGCAGATTTAGTGATGCTAACGGCAGTGGCAGAAACCTTGGCCTTGTCCGACGCTGCCATTTTGTTCTGAACCTTTGTGGCGGCAGCTAGCATGACGGTGCTGGCTGCCAGTGTAGACACGGGCAGAGCATTGAGAGCACTTACTTTCTGGGAAGATGTTGTCATGTGACCAGAAGCGTCGAGTTTTTGGGCCTTGCTTCCTAACACCTTACGTTCAGTTTGAGCTTTAGGGTCCAAACCTTTCCCTGCGGCACCACCTTTAGGCGCAACCCTTGTGACAGTTCTGGTGATTCCACCTGTGGaggttttaattgtttttattctgactTTAAGGGGTCGGGATGGAGCTCCAGAGGCAGCAGGTGCAGCAGCAACACCTGCCTCTCCTCCGTCAGTGGACTGAGGTTTAGGCTTGCCGTCATCgacctccatcttctcctcacTTGTTCTCGCATTTTCTCCCTTGTCAGCTTTGCCATCATTGACCCTCTCAAGCCCATTCCCGActtccatctcttcctcctcctctttgggCTCGCGCAGTTCAGACGGAGGTGGAGTGGAGGCGACAGCAGGGCTGGAGCACCTCTTAGCTGCAGTTGATTTTGGCATCTCTGGTTCAGGACTCTCTGGTGAGTCTCTCTCCTCTATGACATGCTCCGGATGCCTGTCCTCCAGCTGGGGACTCTCAGTTGAACCAGACTGGGGTGTTGATGAAGTCAGAGACGCACCTGACGGAGTGTCTCCCGGTTTAGGGTGAGATGCAGTAGAGGATGTGGGCTGGGTCGAGACGGAGTCAGACTTGTAACGTCGGCTCAGCTGAGTGCAAGTCGGGGAGTCCGGGTTCTCTTGGATCACCAGTGGACTCCCCAAATCAGGGTCAGAATCATCCTCCTCCATCTGCTGGTGCTGAAATCCAGCAGGGCCACCTTTGGGAGCTCCGTTAAAAGGCTGAGATGAGTGCAGCGGGTGTGATGAAAGGGCAGAAGGTGGAGTGGGAAGCAGAGGCTTGGAGGGTGGAAAGAAAGGCGAGGCTAGTCCGACGGCTCCCCCTGCAGCCAGAGGAGACGACCCAGCTGACAGAGAAGAGGACGACGGTAACGATGCTTTGACTCCATCCGCCCTCTCTTGGCCTgtatcctgctgctgctggtgctgctgctgtagaaGCTGCATCTTCCTCGCCCGGCCCACTGGATCTCCAGACCCCTGCGCCACAAGCGGTTTAAGTCTGTTGAAAATATTCCCGCCCTGCTTGTGAGACTTGGc
It contains:
- the znf687b gene encoding zinc finger protein 687b isoform X2: MGDMKTPDFDDLLAAFDIPDIDAKEAIQSAPDEAEGPHGAAGAPLGKSDTVVGVGSSLRPPSPSDPQADTSIVSVIVKNKVRLETNDGGDGDTDQDPIDVIAGVDVGPRLGACAPGMAESEALNHNGFGASGVSTPLPLSQTQSNGAPWSMNTPKVSSEAAGAGAGAAKSHKQGGNIFNRLKPLVAQGSGDPVGRARKMQLLQQQHQQQQDTGQERADGVKASLPSSSSLSAGSSPLAAGGAVGLASPFFPPSKPLLPTPPSALSSHPLHSSQPFNGAPKGGPAGFQHQQMEEDDSDPDLGSPLVIQENPDSPTCTQLSRRYKSDSVSTQPTSSTASHPKPGDTPSGASLTSSTPQSGSTESPQLEDRHPEHVIEERDSPESPEPEMPKSTAAKRCSSPAVASTPPPSELREPKEEEEEMEVGNGLERVNDGKADKGENARTSEEKMEVDDGKPKPQSTDGGEAGVAAAPAASGAPSRPLKVRIKTIKTSTGGITRTVTRVAPKGGAAGKGLDPKAQTERKVLGSKAQKLDASGHMTTSSQKVSALNALPVSTLAASTVMLAAATKVQNKMAASDKAKVSATAVSITKSAALPATPSVASSPKFSVAAGGISVRTTTKTANGGSSTIIGGTLQPNKPASIVNSTGAVISRSQSSLVEAFNKILNSKNLLPSYKPDLSAPPPPEWGLPLPATGYRCLECGDAFALERSLARHYDRRSLRIEVTCNHCAKRLAFFNKCSLLLHAREHKERGLVMQCSHLVMRPVTVEQMIGQQDITPIGVSSPSTTTGGSAVSANSSPMKDASAPSAPQPRPVRRAPQGPQALMPLPCKKAEGLQYSNFKCPECQTQFSGKAELVTHFQQIRGAPNSTCTQCSPPMMLPNSCAVSAHQRIHKHRAPHVCPECGGIARQASFQTHLEEACLHFARRIGYRCSSCQVVFGGLNSIKSHIQTAHCEVFHKCPSCPMAFKSSPSAQSHISTQHPVLTGGQAKMIYKCVMCDTVFTQKPLLYMHFDTHLAKQKVHVFKCPDCTKLYAQKGSMMEHIKTAHRGPSAKQTESQSDASNPASAPANTSGPSGLKSKSSGKADNSDGEDWGREQEEEEEEEEDDDDDDADEDYAAPGSHSNSAGGSSQPPAQTEWTCPQCQTTFTDNDDYLGHVKLEHGKFPCRICGGTFSTSSSLRRHERVIHEGNKRVFHCQYCTEGKRTFGSRFLLDKHVRLHHRTPDGQGPPMTRKRAATGGEGPGSSSEQDGESGPPGGRAGDEEENATEDGEEGAGPAKRTRASIASSSSAPNELDEDENVFRCVPCGFSTEDGAEFQRHIPQHRADTASFQCLQCGVCFASAGSLSRHRFITHRVRDTQSDADRSTPRAHGSPDGSPAASPQALGEDGEGNLGCKVCGRRFDKASDLNTHFRTHGMAFLTAHKTDKPQ
- the znf687b gene encoding zinc finger protein 687b isoform X1; this encodes MGDMKTPDFDDLLAAFDIPDIDAKEAIQSAPDEAEGPHGAAGAPLGKSDTVVGVGSSLRPPSPSDPQADTSIVSVIVKNKVRLETNDGGDGDTDQDPIDVIAGVDVGPRLGACAPGMAESEALNHNGFGASGVSTPLPLSQTQSNGAPWSMNTPKVSSEAAGAGAGAAKSHKQGGNIFNRLKPLVAQGSGDPVGRARKMQLLQQQHQQQQDTGQERADGVKASLPSSSSLSAGSSPLAAGGAVGLASPFFPPSKPLLPTPPSALSSHPLHSSQPFNGAPKGGPAGFQHQQMEEDDSDPDLGSPLVIQENPDSPTCTQLSRRYKSDSVSTQPTSSTASHPKPGDTPSGASLTSSTPQSGSTESPQLEDRHPEHVIEERDSPESPEPEMPKSTAAKRCSSPAVASTPPPSELREPKEEEEEMEVGNGLERVNDGKADKGENARTSEEKMEVDDGKPKPQSTDGGEAGVAAAPAASGAPSRPLKVRIKTIKTSTGGITRTVTRVAPKGGAAGKGLDPKAQTERKVLGSKAQKLDASGHMTTSSQKVSALNALPVSTLAASTVMLAAATKVQNKMAASDKAKVSATAVSITKSAALPATPSVASSPKFSVAAGGISVRTTTKTANGGSSTIIGGTLQPNKPASIVNSTGAVISRSQSSLVEAFNKILNSKNLLPSYKPDLSAPPPPEWGLPLPATGYRCLECGDAFALERSLARHYDRRSLRIEVTCNHCAKRLAFFNKCSLLLHAREHKERGLVMQCSHLVMRPVTVEQMIGQQDITPIGGLLSPSSSSPPVSSPSTTTGGSAVSANSSPMKDASAPSAPQPRPVRRAPQGPQALMPLPCKKAEGLQYSNFKCPECQTQFSGKAELVTHFQQIRGAPNSTCTQCSPPMMLPNSCAVSAHQRIHKHRAPHVCPECGGIARQASFQTHLEEACLHFARRIGYRCSSCQVVFGGLNSIKSHIQTAHCEVFHKCPSCPMAFKSSPSAQSHISTQHPVLTGGQAKMIYKCVMCDTVFTQKPLLYMHFDTHLAKQKVHVFKCPDCTKLYAQKGSMMEHIKTAHRGPSAKQTESQSDASNPASAPANTSGPSGLKSKSSGKADNSDGEDWGREQEEEEEEEEDDDDDDADEDYAAPGSHSNSAGGSSQPPAQTEWTCPQCQTTFTDNDDYLGHVKLEHGKFPCRICGGTFSTSSSLRRHERVIHEGNKRVFHCQYCTEGKRTFGSRFLLDKHVRLHHRTPDGQGPPMTRKRAATGGEGPGSSSEQDGESGPPGGRAGDEEENATEDGEEGAGPAKRTRASIASSSSAPNELDEDENVFRCVPCGFSTEDGAEFQRHIPQHRADTASFQCLQCGVCFASAGSLSRHRFITHRVRDTQSDADRSTPRAHGSPDGSPAASPQALGEDGEGNLGCKVCGRRFDKASDLNTHFRTHGMAFLTAHKTDKPQ